Proteins from a single region of Paramormyrops kingsleyae isolate MSU_618 chromosome 9, PKINGS_0.4, whole genome shotgun sequence:
- the LOC111850455 gene encoding ataxin-1-like, whose translation MKSNQERSNECLPPKKREILASNLALEEKPVGVTAGSEALRGDNLAWLASMASRQSAIRHGPTHAEDDTAPPQNPLPAIAEHSPPSSSTSLTSGAALTSLSAVYSSPLSQHGGAIQYAQLPPSVQFIGPAFTGPYAGYISSQVISSSTVTSAPAVTTQRPQLEGYGISPAATISQASRADQHPQLSGSPGLLAGIPSLPHPMHPASQYVQIASTPLSVATRALPASAAHVPLHLHHNPAIVPQTLTLAPSQVVVQYTDGPGAKKEDGNGRELLNGEVEKSRHYGSVPDTGRPKQVGGVKGGSSQHHYDARQVVLHADYAKDTPALRTSLTLVPNSHGRGGDIEGGLEKLTTHTERCGPGKPISRTSPFSFSSLEGPKVPPVTQPPPTVIQAVQTTETLPVGLPTAGFYPAGQPPIIGYIAGAGQAQQQPVSYHAGLPQHLLIPASQPLLIPVSGGTASELEPPPPAASTAAQPFSTALPQAYMAATLPKCEVFRPGEHQSLAPYHAAAVVQTELHLPMVSTTPAAGVLASPPPASPPPPASCPSLPPYFMKGSIIQLADGELKRVEDLKTEDFIQSAEISGDLKIDSSTVERIDGSQTPNSAIIQFAVGEHRAQVSVEVLVEYPFFVFGQGWSSCCPDRTTQLFELSCAKLSVGDVCISLTLKSLKNGSLRRSQTLDSADSNGDSLTKPHKVDPGCRSRGSHSGERDNGPRQWPRSTVGTVEPTCTQAVLENGELACEEKKSLSAQTPLADPGGADRPTSRKRRWSAPEGRQVEKSDEEPPLTLPKPSFIPQEVKICIEGRSIIGK comes from the exons ATGAAGTCGAACCAAGAGCGGAGCAATGAGTGTCTACCTCCGAAGAAGCGGGAGATCCTCGCCAGTAACCTGGCGCTGGAGGAGAAGCCGGTGGGGGTAACGGCTGGCAGCGAGGCTCTGCGAGGGGATAACTTGGCATGGCTCGCCAGCATGGCCAGTAGGCAGAGCGCCATCAGGCACGGCCCCACCCACGCTGAGGATGACACCGCCCCCCCACAAAACCCCCTCCCTGCCATCGCTGAGCACTCTCCTCCATCTTCCTccacttctctgacctcaggggCGGCACTCACGTCCCTCTCTGCTGTGTACTCCTCACCTCTCTCGCAACATGGGGGGGCGATCCAGTACGCCCAGCTGCCCCCCAGTGTGCAGTTCATTGGCCCGGCCTTCACGGGGCCCTATGCTGGGTACATCTCCTCGCAGGTCATCTCCTCCTCTACAGTTACATCAGCTCCAGCTGTTACCACGCAGCGCCCCCAGCTGGAGGGTTACGGCATCTCGCCGGCTGCCACCATCTCGCAGGCTTCTAGAGCAGACCAGCACCCGCAGCTGAGCGGCTCGCCGGGTCTGCTCGCAGGCATCCCGTCGCTCCCCCACCCCATGCACCCGGCCAGCCAGTACGTGCAGATTGCCAGCACCCCCCTGAGCGTCGCGACCAGGGCTCTCCCCGCGTCCGCTGCGCACGTGCCCCTGCACCTCCACCACAACCCTGCCATCGTTCCCCAGACCCTCACCCTCGCCCCTTCGCAAGTAGTGGTCCAGTACACCGATGGGCCTGGTGCCAAGAAGGAGGACGGAAACGGACGAGAGCTGCTGAACGGTGAGGTGGAAAAGAGCCGGCACTACGGCTCTGTGCCGGACACTGGCCGACCCAAGCAGGTAGGCGGGGTCAAGGGAGGCTCCAGCCAGCACCACTACGATGCCCGGCAGGTCGTGCTCCACGCCGACTATGCGAAAGACACGCCGGCACTGCGGACCTCACTGACACTGGTGCCCAACAGCCACGGGCGCGGCGGTGACATAGAGGGCGGCCTGGAGAAATTGACCACCCACACGGAGAGATGTGGCCCGGGGAAGCCCATCTCCCGCACCTCCCCTTTCAGCTTCTCCTCGCTGGAGGGCCCAAAGGTTCCGCCAGTCACCCAGCCACCTCCCACCGTCATCCAGGCGGTGCAGACCACAGAGACACTGCCCGTGGGTCTCCCGACGGCCGGCTTCTACCCCGCAGGCCAGCCACCCATCATCGGCTACATCGCAGGGGCCGGCCAGGCGCAGCAGCAGCCAGTCAGCTACCATGCTGGGCTTCCCCAGCACCTGCTCATTCCCGCCAGTCAGCCACTGCTCATCCCGGTCAGCGGCGGCACAGCCTCCGAGCTGGAGCCACCCCCGCCAGCCGCCTCCACCGCTGCCCAGCCGTTCTCCACGGCACTGCCTCAAGCCTACATGGCTGCGACCCTCCCCAAGTGCGAGGTGTTCCGCCCTGGAGAGCACCAGTCCCTGGCCCCCTACCACGCAGCTGCCGTGGTGCAGACCGAGCTCCACCTGCCCATGGTTTCAACCACACCTGCTGCCGGTGTCCTGGCCTCGCCCCCGCCCGCCTCACCACCACCGCCCGCTTCCTGCCCCTCGTTGCCCCCCTACTTCATGAAGGGCTCCATTATTCAGCTGGCAGACGGCGAGCTGAAGCGGGTGGAGGACCTGAAGACCGAGGACTTCATCCAGAGTGCGGAGATCAGCGGCGACCTGAAGATCGACTCCAGCACAGTGGAGCGGATCGATGGCAGTCAGACCCCCAATTCCGCCATTATTCAGTTTGCAGTCGgggagcacagggcacag GTGAGTGTGGAGGTTCTGGTGGAATATCCCTTCTTCGTGTTCGGCCAGGGCTGGTCGTCCTGCTGCCCGGACAGAACCACCCAGCTGTTTGAGCTGTCATGCGCTAAGCTGTCTGTGGGTGACGTCTGCATCTCCCTCACCCTCAAGAGCTTGAAGAACGGCTCTCTGCGGAGAAGTCAGACTCTGGACTCAGCAGACAGCAATGGTGACTCCCTGACCAAGCCTCATAAGGTGGACCCAGGGTGCCGGAGCAGGGGGAGTCACTCCGGGGAGCGGGACAACGGGCCGAGGCAGTGGCCCAGGAGTACTGTCGGGACGGTGGAACCCACTTGCACCCAGGCTGTCTTGGAAAACGGGGAACTGGCATGTGAAGAGAAGAAAAGCTTGTCGGCGCAGACACCCTTGGCGGATCCAGGTGGAGCTGACAGACCTACGAGCAGGAAGCGGAGGTGGTCTGCCCCAGAGGGCCGCCAGGTGGAGAAGTCAGACGAGGAACCCCCGTTGACTTTGCCCAAGCCCTCTTTTATTCCTCAGGAGGTCAAAATTTGCATCGAAGGCCGGTCAATTATAGGGAAATGA